Proteins encoded within one genomic window of Borrelia parkeri:
- the mutL gene encoding DNA mismatch repair endonuclease MutL → MNKIKFLDRSLVQKIAAGEAIDRPCSILRELLDNSIDSGADKIEVFLEEGGIRRILITDNGSGISKEDLKICYLPHTTSKINEEKDLEKIQTLGFRGEALSSIAICSNLTITSSTTGEDSYQIEVENGTEKYFKKQSAINGTIVDVTNLFHNFPARKRFLKKDSIETKMCLKVFEEKAVTHPGIDFKLSLNNELRKVYFKESLINRVQSVYGEIIENNKFGKIETEYENVQMKIFFAPPNFSRKDRRNIKIFLNRRPVEEHNLSEAIIDGHSRILTNRNFPICYLFLEIDPRYVDFNIHPQKKEVRFFNLPFLPKQVSSNINEFFDRERKEILQDYHNIIIKRQITNDAHLLHPEDDPTNSDFQAYKIIQNESLILDKPQNNKITNIIEDKVKFESQNPIQKDKTSFKSYIQNILLENPTMPNDFQRPIAKHEFKYRGQLFSEFLIVEKDNEVFFIDQHALHEKVIYQTLINSEKITQKLLIPIEFQVDCEDTDKILASELEEYKKLDIIVTKIKEQTYQLESIPNICNKYENVIIQFFKTRKSKTIDSLETDLYATIACRQAIKCNDTISFEFSQFLINEFFNLKLKYCPHGRKIYHKISKFELEKSVNRK, encoded by the coding sequence ATGAATAAAATAAAATTTTTAGATAGAAGTCTAGTACAAAAAATAGCAGCAGGAGAAGCAATAGATAGACCTTGTTCAATTTTAAGAGAATTACTTGACAATTCAATAGATTCTGGAGCAGATAAAATTGAAGTTTTTCTTGAAGAAGGTGGGATTCGAAGAATACTAATAACAGACAATGGGAGTGGAATAAGCAAAGAAGATTTAAAGATATGTTACCTACCCCATACCACTTCAAAAATAAATGAAGAGAAAGACCTTGAAAAAATCCAAACACTAGGATTTAGAGGGGAAGCCCTCTCAAGTATTGCCATCTGTTCAAATCTTACAATCACAAGTTCAACTACAGGAGAAGACAGCTACCAAATTGAAGTTGAAAATGGAACTGAAAAATATTTTAAAAAACAATCCGCAATAAATGGAACAATAGTAGATGTTACAAATCTATTCCACAATTTCCCAGCAAGAAAAAGATTCTTAAAAAAAGACTCTATTGAGACAAAAATGTGTTTAAAAGTTTTTGAAGAAAAAGCTGTTACTCATCCTGGTATTGACTTTAAATTAAGTCTAAATAATGAACTAAGAAAAGTTTACTTTAAAGAAAGCTTAATAAATAGAGTTCAGAGTGTATATGGAGAAATAATAGAAAACAATAAATTTGGGAAAATAGAAACAGAATACGAAAATGTACAAATGAAAATCTTTTTTGCTCCACCCAATTTTTCAAGAAAAGACAGACGAAACATAAAAATATTCCTCAATAGGAGACCTGTTGAAGAGCACAATCTATCTGAAGCAATAATTGATGGACATAGCAGAATACTAACTAATAGAAATTTCCCAATATGTTATTTATTTCTAGAAATAGATCCCAGATACGTAGATTTTAATATACATCCTCAAAAAAAAGAAGTAAGATTTTTTAACTTACCATTTCTTCCTAAGCAAGTTTCAAGCAATATTAACGAATTTTTTGACAGAGAACGAAAAGAGATTTTACAAGACTACCATAACATAATAATCAAAAGGCAAATAACAAATGATGCTCATCTATTACACCCTGAAGATGATCCAACAAATTCAGATTTTCAAGCTTATAAAATCATACAAAACGAATCATTGATTCTAGATAAACCTCAAAACAATAAAATAACAAACATAATAGAAGACAAGGTAAAATTTGAAAGTCAAAACCCAATTCAAAAAGATAAAACATCATTCAAAAGCTATATCCAAAATATTCTCCTAGAAAATCCTACAATGCCAAATGATTTTCAAAGACCAATAGCAAAACATGAATTTAAATATAGGGGACAACTATTTTCAGAATTTTTAATAGTAGAAAAAGATAATGAGGTTTTCTTCATAGATCAGCATGCACTTCATGAAAAAGTCATATATCAAACTTTAATAAATTCAGAAAAAATTACCCAAAAACTTCTAATACCAATTGAATTTCAAGTAGACTGTGAAGATACAGATAAAATATTAGCAAGTGAATTGGAAGAATATAAAAAATTAGATATTATAGTTACCAAAATAAAGGAACAAACCTACCAACTCGAATCAATTCCCAATATCTGCAACAAATATGAAAATGTTATCATCCAATTTTTTAAGACAAGAAAAAGTAAAACAATTGATTCTCTGGAAACTGACTTATATGCAACTATTGCATGTAGACAAGCTATTAAATGCAATGATACAATAAGTTTTGAATTTAGTCAATTTTTAATAAATGAATTTTTCAATCTCAAACTAAAATACTGCCCACATGGAAGAAAAATTTACCATAAAATTTCTAAATTTGAGCTTGAAAAAAGTGTTAACAGAAAATAA
- the efp gene encoding elongation factor P has product MGTIKSGDIEKGTFLLFKGMPHIVLEREFSKMGRGGSIVRLKLKNLKNKSVVKETLKGADTVEEIEVLEVASQYLYKENENLIFMDLETYDQFDVNLREIANIEDKVMFLQEAEIYSLVKWGKEVIDLKLPPKVAFEVIDAEIAVKGDTVTNAMKNVTLHTGLVVKAPLFINVGDKILVNSETKEYAERVKE; this is encoded by the coding sequence ATGGGTACAATTAAATCGGGAGATATTGAAAAAGGTACTTTTTTGCTTTTTAAAGGCATGCCACATATTGTTCTTGAGAGAGAGTTTTCAAAAATGGGTAGGGGAGGTTCTATTGTAAGATTGAAGCTTAAAAATCTTAAAAACAAGTCTGTTGTTAAGGAAACTTTAAAGGGTGCTGATACAGTAGAAGAAATTGAAGTGTTAGAAGTTGCTTCTCAGTATCTTTATAAAGAGAATGAAAATCTTATTTTTATGGATCTAGAAACTTATGATCAATTTGATGTGAACTTAAGAGAGATTGCAAATATTGAGGACAAGGTTATGTTTTTGCAAGAAGCTGAGATTTATTCTCTTGTTAAATGGGGTAAAGAAGTTATTGATCTTAAATTGCCTCCAAAAGTTGCATTTGAGGTTATAGATGCTGAGATTGCTGTGAAAGGTGATACTGTAACTAATGCAATGAAGAATGTTACCCTTCATACGGGATTGGTGGTAAAAGCACCTCTTTTTATTAATGTTGGAGATAAAATTTTAGTTAATTCCGAAACTAAAGAGTATGCTGAGAGAGTTAAAGAGTAA
- a CDS encoding substrate-binding domain-containing protein — translation MQVIKMLFTISVAFLFSNCTNKDKENVIAIGGSTSTTSIMDEMILRYQKINNQLKVTYDAQGSSVGIKGLFDGIYKMAISSREATEEEIAQGAKITIIAYDALIFITSPDIKITNITEEDLVKILNGNIRNWQQVGGHDAKINFINRDSSSGSHSSIKELVLDKILKNPEEAQFRQDSIMVKSNGEVIEKISLTPHSIGYISFGYARGAIEKGLHTLSINSIYPTKETITKDKYNIKRRLIAITNSISEDQNILDFINFMLSPNGQDIVEEQGFIKVHTTENN, via the coding sequence ATGCAGGTTATCAAAATGCTCTTTACTATTTCAGTAGCTTTTTTATTTAGCAATTGTACAAACAAAGACAAAGAAAATGTCATTGCAATTGGTGGATCTACCTCGACAACCTCTATTATGGATGAAATGATCCTACGATATCAAAAAATAAACAATCAACTTAAAGTCACTTATGATGCTCAAGGCAGTAGTGTTGGCATTAAAGGATTATTTGATGGTATTTATAAAATGGCTATCTCTTCAAGAGAGGCAACTGAAGAAGAAATAGCTCAAGGAGCAAAAATTACAATCATTGCTTATGACGCTTTAATATTCATTACAAGCCCTGATATCAAAATCACAAATATTACAGAAGAAGATTTAGTAAAAATACTTAATGGAAATATTAGAAATTGGCAACAAGTTGGTGGACATGATGCTAAAATTAACTTCATAAACCGAGATTCATCATCAGGCTCTCACTCATCTATAAAAGAACTGGTTCTTGATAAAATATTAAAAAATCCTGAAGAAGCTCAATTCAGACAAGATAGTATTATGGTCAAATCCAATGGTGAAGTCATTGAAAAAATAAGTCTCACACCCCACTCAATTGGTTACATTAGTTTTGGATATGCAAGAGGTGCAATAGAAAAAGGGCTACATACACTCTCAATAAACAGCATATATCCTACAAAAGAAACAATAACAAAGGACAAATATAATATAAAGAGAAGGCTAATAGCGATCACAAACAGTATTTCTGAGGATCAGAACATACTTGATTTTATTAACTTTATGCTAAGTCCAAATGGACAAGATATTGTTGAAGAACAAGGGTTCATAAAGGTTCATACAACTGAAAATAACTAA
- the pstC gene encoding phosphate ABC transporter permease subunit PstC produces the protein MKLTLKTKRNIVRLAFNCFIFTSATISTLTILLLVLFIIKNGLAPLLNNKIKVFNFLFSTNWDPTSRLQKSYGILSFIINSALTTFFSVLIALPIGLGFAIYLSEKTKGIYQKTLQTIIELLAGIPSVVYGFFGSTFIATLIKNTFRREDNLGYNLITSVIVLSIMILPTIISVSYTSLKAVPKSYKLASLALAATDWQTIYKVMIPSAGKGILAGVILAIGRAIGETIAVLMVGGGSPLFIQNIFSPIRTLTVNIAIDIGYASGTHKEALFSTALVLLLLVIIINSIKHFILSSSKRLKIK, from the coding sequence ATGAAATTAACTTTAAAGACAAAAAGAAATATTGTTAGATTGGCTTTCAACTGTTTTATTTTTACATCCGCAACAATTAGTACCTTGACAATATTATTACTAGTCTTATTCATCATTAAAAATGGACTAGCACCCTTGCTTAATAATAAAATTAAAGTTTTTAATTTTCTATTCAGCACAAACTGGGATCCTACTAGCAGATTACAAAAATCTTACGGAATTTTATCTTTTATTATAAATTCAGCTTTAACAACATTTTTTTCTGTCCTAATTGCACTACCAATTGGACTTGGTTTTGCAATTTACCTGTCTGAGAAAACCAAAGGCATTTACCAAAAGACATTACAAACCATAATAGAACTCTTAGCAGGAATCCCAAGCGTAGTATATGGATTTTTTGGAAGCACATTCATAGCCACCCTTATAAAGAACACTTTTAGAAGAGAAGATAACTTAGGATATAATTTAATAACCTCAGTAATAGTTTTAAGCATAATGATACTCCCAACAATAATTAGCGTCTCATACACATCACTTAAAGCTGTTCCAAAATCATATAAACTAGCATCTCTTGCACTAGCTGCAACAGATTGGCAAACAATATATAAAGTGATGATTCCTTCAGCTGGAAAAGGAATTTTAGCAGGAGTAATACTAGCAATTGGAAGAGCTATTGGTGAGACAATAGCAGTTTTAATGGTTGGTGGGGGTTCACCTCTATTTATACAAAATATATTCTCACCTATTAGAACACTAACGGTAAACATTGCAATAGATATTGGATATGCATCTGGAACACACAAAGAGGCCCTATTTTCTACAGCTTTGGTCTTGCTATTATTAGTCATAATAATAAATTCAATTAAACACTTTATTTTATCTTCATCTAAAAGGCTAAAAATCAAGTGA
- the pstA gene encoding phosphate ABC transporter permease PstA, with product MNTIQTNKLFNKISFCIIKFIAYFLITLLFFLISYIIYNSLFFTSKKQTLFLDETKHFLPFKLKNKIIKIAFIINKSIKAEEITTQDIYNIYNNKISHWGSISDQSIDIVPIASSQSNLASTVILQTFTKDNKFNNRYIKLVESNEKIIETVNKTTGAIGYLTKEELEKLDFKKYSEIKSLKIKSMSILVGKKTLQKSENEIINILSLNQIKKLLIKKTDWNDLISKNIKLNIIKYSDYDQNAIKTVEEHEGTIAVVPWHSFYKSDAPFLKLYYMKKDMPLNLNFILSTPRNSGKYGGISYLIFNTFYVILLTAIISISIGISTGIMLAEYTSNKIFYKTVSMSVDILSSIPAIIFGLFGLIFFVPIFGMGILSGAITSSLMILPMIIKTTEEALKSIPKSYKYASVALGANKTETIIKILLPASSPGILTGIVLAIGRALGETAVLLFTMGTNLGLASSLNEPSRSLTVHLLLLFQEGYLDKGFATASILIIMILLINLTSKFLINKLYRIK from the coding sequence GTGAATACAATTCAAACAAATAAATTATTCAATAAAATTTCATTTTGCATAATCAAATTCATTGCTTATTTTTTAATAACACTATTATTTTTTCTAATATCGTATATAATATACAATTCACTATTCTTTACAAGCAAAAAACAAACATTATTTTTAGATGAAACAAAACACTTTTTACCATTCAAATTGAAAAACAAAATAATCAAAATTGCATTTATTATTAATAAAAGCATAAAAGCGGAAGAAATTACTACGCAAGATATCTACAATATATACAATAATAAAATTTCACATTGGGGAAGCATATCAGATCAAAGTATTGACATAGTTCCAATTGCAAGTTCACAGTCAAATCTTGCAAGTACAGTCATACTACAAACTTTTACCAAAGACAATAAATTTAATAACAGGTATATAAAGCTTGTAGAATCAAATGAAAAGATAATAGAAACTGTCAACAAAACAACAGGGGCTATTGGTTACTTAACAAAAGAAGAGCTTGAAAAATTAGATTTTAAAAAATATTCAGAAATTAAATCCCTAAAAATTAAATCAATGTCTATTTTAGTAGGCAAAAAAACACTACAAAAAAGTGAAAATGAAATTATTAATATACTAAGCCTTAATCAGATTAAAAAATTACTCATCAAAAAGACAGACTGGAATGACTTAATATCTAAAAATATTAAATTAAATATCATAAAATACTCAGATTATGATCAAAATGCAATAAAAACAGTAGAAGAACATGAAGGCACAATTGCAGTTGTACCTTGGCATTCTTTCTATAAAAGTGATGCTCCTTTTCTCAAATTATACTATATGAAAAAAGACATGCCTTTAAACTTAAATTTTATATTATCTACTCCAAGAAATTCTGGAAAATACGGGGGTATTTCTTATTTAATCTTCAACACATTTTACGTCATACTATTAACAGCAATAATATCAATTTCAATAGGAATTAGTACGGGAATAATGCTTGCAGAATATACTTCAAATAAAATATTTTATAAAACAGTATCTATGAGTGTTGATATTTTATCATCCATCCCTGCTATCATTTTTGGACTTTTTGGACTTATCTTTTTTGTTCCAATCTTTGGCATGGGAATACTCTCAGGAGCAATAACAAGTTCTTTAATGATATTACCAATGATTATTAAAACAACTGAGGAAGCACTAAAATCAATTCCTAAATCATACAAATATGCCTCAGTTGCTCTAGGTGCCAATAAAACAGAAACTATAATCAAAATTTTACTACCCGCTTCTAGTCCAGGCATATTGACAGGAATAGTGCTTGCAATAGGACGTGCTCTTGGAGAAACTGCTGTACTCCTTTTTACAATGGGAACAAATTTAGGACTTGCAAGTTCTCTAAATGAACCTTCAAGAAGTTTAACTGTACATCTACTATTATTATTTCAAGAAGGATATTTAGACAAAGGTTTTGCAACAGCATCAATACTTATAATAATGATACTTTTAATAAATTTAACATCAAAATTTCTAATCAATAAATTATATAGGATTAAGTAA
- the pstB gene encoding phosphate ABC transporter ATP-binding protein PstB — protein MSQDKAIIKTENLNLFYTDFKALNNINISILRNSITALIGPSGCGKSTFLRTLNRMNDLVEGVKIEGKVMYEGKSIYSNNFDVLELRRKIGMVFQTPNPFLMSVYDNISYGPKIHGIKDKKKLDEIVEKSLIKSALWNEVKDKLNRNALSLSGGQQQRLCIARTLAIEPNVILMDEPTSALDPISTGKIEELIINLKESYTIIIVTHNMQQAGRISDRTAFFLNGYIEEESQTDELFFNPKNIKTEEYITGKFG, from the coding sequence ATGAGCCAAGACAAAGCAATTATTAAAACAGAAAATCTAAACTTATTTTATACAGATTTTAAAGCATTAAATAATATTAACATATCAATACTAAGAAATAGCATCACAGCCTTAATAGGTCCATCAGGTTGTGGAAAATCAACATTTCTTAGAACACTTAACAGAATGAATGATCTTGTGGAAGGCGTTAAAATAGAAGGAAAAGTTATGTACGAAGGTAAAAGTATTTACTCAAACAACTTTGATGTACTGGAACTTAGGAGAAAAATTGGAATGGTTTTTCAAACTCCTAATCCATTTTTAATGTCAGTTTATGACAACATAAGTTATGGACCTAAAATTCATGGAATTAAAGATAAAAAAAAACTTGATGAGATAGTTGAAAAATCCCTAATAAAATCTGCACTATGGAATGAAGTAAAAGATAAACTTAATAGAAATGCCTTAAGCCTTTCAGGGGGACAACAACAAAGACTTTGCATCGCAAGAACTCTTGCAATCGAACCAAATGTAATATTAATGGACGAGCCTACTTCTGCTCTTGATCCAATTTCAACAGGCAAAATTGAAGAGCTAATAATAAATTTAAAAGAAAGCTATACGATCATAATTGTAACTCATAATATGCAACAAGCCGGACGGATATCTGATCGAACTGCATTCTTCCTAAATGGATACATTGAAGAAGAAAGCCAAACAGATGAATTATTTTTCAATCCTAAAAATATTAAGACAGAAGAATATATTACTGGCAAGTTTGGCTAA
- a CDS encoding ZIP family metal transporter: MFKHLGDYLLTLHPIFLGFLGSTFTWFTTAFGAAAVFCFRKVNNKIMDAMLGFSAGIMIAASFFSLIKPAIEMAEELGYVAWVPAVFGFLLGAFFIYIVDVFVPDLDKLAFIDEDLTRHGKKDFLLFTAVTLHNFPEGLAVGVAFGALASSPDIHTLVGAMILTLGIGIQNMPEGAAISLPLRRGNVPLWKCFNYGQMSGLVEIVGGFLGSYAVYTFTRILPFALSFSAGAMIYVSIEQLIPEAKRKDIDNKIPTIFGVIGFALMMFLDVSLG; this comes from the coding sequence ATGTTTAAACATTTAGGTGATTATTTATTAACTTTACATCCTATTTTTTTAGGATTTTTAGGTTCTACTTTTACTTGGTTTACTACGGCCTTTGGAGCGGCTGCTGTTTTTTGTTTCAGAAAAGTAAACAATAAAATAATGGATGCTATGCTTGGCTTTTCAGCAGGAATTATGATTGCTGCTAGTTTTTTTTCACTTATTAAACCAGCAATAGAGATGGCGGAAGAGCTTGGTTATGTTGCATGGGTGCCAGCAGTTTTTGGTTTTCTCTTAGGAGCATTTTTTATATATATTGTGGATGTATTTGTGCCAGATCTTGATAAACTAGCATTTATTGATGAAGATTTAACAAGACATGGTAAAAAGGATTTTTTGCTTTTTACGGCTGTTACGTTGCATAATTTTCCGGAAGGACTTGCTGTTGGTGTTGCTTTTGGAGCTTTAGCTTCTTCTCCTGATATTCATACTTTAGTTGGGGCTATGATTCTTACATTAGGAATTGGTATTCAAAATATGCCAGAAGGTGCAGCAATTTCTTTGCCTTTAAGACGAGGTAATGTTCCTTTATGGAAGTGTTTTAATTATGGTCAGATGTCAGGTTTGGTAGAAATTGTTGGAGGATTTTTAGGATCTTATGCAGTTTATACTTTTACTAGGATTCTACCCTTTGCTTTATCTTTTTCTGCAGGGGCAATGATTTATGTTTCAATTGAACAATTAATACCTGAAGCTAAGAGAAAAGATATTGACAATAAAATTCCAACCATATTTGGAGTTATTGGATTTGCTTTAATGATGTTCCTTGATGTGTCTTTGGGGTAA
- a CDS encoding alanine--tRNA ligase: MKLDELRKKYIEFFKSKGHCEIAGKSLIPDNDSTVLFNTAGMQPLVPYLLGEIHPSGDMLVDVQKCLRTGDIDEVGDLSHLTFFEMLGNWSLGAYFKELSVKYSFEFLTSPDYLNISKDRLYVSVFEGDESIPRDTKTASVWESLGITKDRIFYLSREHNFWGPVGNVGPCGPDTEIFVDTGKEKCSNECDITCSCGKYFEIWNNVFMQYKRDENGNYEELNRKCVDTGMGVERTITFLQGKSSVYDTDAFRPIIDKIEKISGKIYGQNLKDDKSIRIIADHIKASCFILADNFAVLPSNIGQGYVLRRIIRRAIRYAKKLGMESHVLADLVDPVEEIYKSFYKELTEKKDFIKAELNTEEEKFFKTLRHGEQEFIKLIQHLSSKLIPGEIAFKLYDTYGFPYEITEELATEHGFSIDKTGFEEHFRNHRKVSKKGGDKVFKGGLADCTYETTKLHTATHLLHKALQLVLGDHVRQKGSNITAERLRFDFSHPYKMTDDEIKRVEDMVNLQIKNKLSVKRTVMSLDDALAKGAMALFGEKYEEIVSVYEIDGFSIEVCGGPHVKNTSELGIFKIQKEQASSSGVRRIRGILIN; encoded by the coding sequence GTGAAACTTGATGAACTACGTAAAAAGTATATAGAATTTTTTAAGAGTAAGGGACATTGTGAGATTGCAGGCAAGTCTTTAATTCCTGATAATGATTCTACAGTTCTTTTTAATACAGCTGGCATGCAACCGCTTGTACCTTATCTTCTTGGCGAAATACATCCATCTGGAGATATGTTAGTTGACGTTCAGAAATGTTTAAGAACAGGAGATATTGATGAGGTGGGAGATCTGAGTCATTTAACTTTTTTTGAAATGCTTGGAAATTGGTCTCTTGGAGCTTATTTTAAAGAACTTTCAGTAAAGTATAGTTTTGAGTTTTTAACTTCACCTGATTACTTAAATATTTCAAAAGATAGGCTTTATGTTAGTGTTTTTGAAGGTGATGAGAGTATTCCACGGGATACAAAGACAGCTAGTGTTTGGGAAAGTCTTGGAATTACTAAGGATAGAATATTTTATCTCTCAAGAGAGCATAATTTTTGGGGTCCTGTTGGAAATGTAGGGCCTTGTGGGCCGGATACTGAAATCTTTGTAGATACAGGTAAAGAGAAGTGTTCTAATGAATGTGATATTACATGTTCTTGTGGTAAGTATTTTGAGATTTGGAATAATGTTTTTATGCAATATAAAAGGGATGAGAATGGAAATTATGAAGAGTTGAATCGGAAATGTGTGGATACAGGCATGGGTGTTGAGAGAACAATTACGTTTTTGCAGGGAAAGTCTTCAGTTTATGACACGGATGCTTTTAGACCGATAATTGATAAGATCGAAAAAATTTCTGGCAAAATTTATGGACAAAATTTAAAGGATGATAAATCTATTCGAATAATTGCTGATCATATTAAGGCCAGTTGTTTTATTTTGGCTGATAATTTTGCAGTTCTTCCGTCTAATATAGGACAGGGATATGTTTTAAGGAGAATCATTAGGAGAGCTATTAGGTATGCAAAAAAACTTGGGATGGAATCTCATGTTTTAGCAGATCTTGTTGATCCTGTTGAAGAGATTTATAAATCTTTTTATAAAGAATTAACAGAAAAGAAAGATTTTATTAAGGCTGAGTTAAATACAGAGGAAGAAAAATTTTTTAAAACTTTGCGTCATGGTGAACAAGAATTTATTAAATTAATTCAGCATTTATCATCGAAATTAATTCCTGGTGAGATTGCTTTTAAACTTTATGATACTTATGGTTTCCCTTATGAAATAACGGAAGAACTTGCAACTGAACATGGATTTAGTATAGATAAGACAGGTTTTGAAGAGCATTTTAGGAATCATCGAAAGGTTTCTAAGAAAGGAGGTGATAAAGTCTTTAAAGGGGGACTTGCGGATTGTACATATGAGACTACCAAGCTACATACAGCCACTCATTTGCTTCATAAGGCACTTCAATTAGTCTTAGGTGATCATGTAAGGCAAAAAGGTAGTAATATTACTGCTGAGAGACTAAGGTTTGATTTTAGTCATCCTTATAAAATGACGGATGATGAGATAAAGAGGGTTGAAGATATGGTTAATTTACAGATAAAAAATAAATTATCTGTAAAGCGAACTGTAATGAGTCTGGATGATGCCTTGGCTAAGGGTGCTATGGCTTTATTTGGTGAGAAATATGAAGAGATTGTGAGTGTGTATGAAATTGATGGTTTTTCAATTGAAGTTTGTGGTGGTCCTCATGTTAAGAACACTAGTGAACTTGGGATTTTTAAGATACAAAAGGAACAGGCTTCATCATCAGGTGTAAGGAGAATAAGAGGCATTTTGATCAATTAA
- a CDS encoding flagellar motor switch protein FliG — protein MQDPRLSKYQNAKNLGVKTFKEFEKKELNNDLPEIQGSLLKLWVNLIKRGKREDFSNSSSLSKGVGKPGFIRKESKISKIAKYFLAIGLEKSSKIMAELDDADIIAITREITKIKYITPDDKKRIIQEFEDLVKSERKYLKIDDKFTYDLLNKSLSKAKAKEIYRKVTGVDPFLPFDYLSGIENEQLWALIKDENIQTLLIIYNYLTKEQKKYVFSMLEKDIKKQFVKELAKPRQLNMDMIEIISDRLKSRFAIQGKLKTEKLDGSKILVDILSYMDSEDEKNLLSNIDMKVLNPVKDSEIKERIFDINIILRITDNDMHNILREFTDNDIAIIIKDKSDEIRDKILFNVSRRRKTLILEEESFLKEVKKKDIKAMTTSFVNYIKELTLKGELMIYRKNEEFI, from the coding sequence ATGCAGGATCCTAGGCTTTCCAAATATCAGAATGCAAAAAATTTGGGAGTAAAGACCTTTAAAGAATTTGAAAAAAAAGAGTTAAATAATGATTTGCCTGAAATACAAGGTTCTCTGCTTAAGTTATGGGTAAATCTGATTAAGAGGGGCAAAAGAGAGGATTTCAGCAATTCAAGTTCTCTTAGCAAAGGAGTTGGGAAACCAGGATTTATTCGCAAAGAGAGTAAAATATCAAAAATAGCAAAATATTTCTTAGCTATTGGTCTTGAAAAATCATCAAAAATTATGGCTGAGCTTGATGATGCTGATATAATTGCAATTACTAGAGAAATTACTAAAATTAAGTACATTACCCCTGATGATAAAAAACGAATTATTCAAGAATTTGAAGATTTAGTAAAAAGTGAGAGGAAATATTTAAAAATTGATGATAAATTTACTTATGATTTATTAAATAAATCTTTAAGTAAGGCAAAAGCAAAAGAGATTTATAGAAAAGTTACAGGAGTTGATCCATTTTTGCCTTTTGATTACTTGTCTGGTATTGAGAATGAACAACTTTGGGCTTTAATTAAAGATGAAAATATTCAAACACTTTTGATAATATATAATTATTTAACCAAAGAACAGAAAAAATATGTTTTTTCTATGTTGGAAAAAGATATTAAGAAACAGTTTGTTAAGGAGCTTGCTAAGCCGAGACAGTTAAATATGGATATGATTGAGATTATCTCTGATAGACTTAAGAGTAGATTTGCAATCCAGGGTAAACTTAAGACAGAAAAACTTGATGGTTCTAAGATACTTGTTGATATTTTGAGTTATATGGATTCTGAGGATGAAAAAAATCTTTTGAGTAATATTGATATGAAAGTTTTAAATCCTGTTAAAGATAGTGAGATTAAAGAAAGAATATTTGATATTAATATAATACTTAGAATTACAGATAATGATATGCATAATATTTTAAGGGAATTTACAGATAACGATATTGCAATTATTATTAAAGATAAAAGTGATGAAATTAGAGATAAAATTCTTTTCAATGTTTCAAGAAGACGTAAAACTCTTATTTTAGAAGAAGAGTCTTTTTTGAAAGAGGTGAAAAAGAAAGATATAAAAGCAATGACTACGTCCTTTGTTAATTATATTAAGGAGTTAACTTTAAAGGGTGAATTAATGATATATAGAAAAAATGAGGAGTTTATTTAG